One Bufo gargarizans isolate SCDJY-AF-19 chromosome 3, ASM1485885v1, whole genome shotgun sequence DNA segment encodes these proteins:
- the LOC122933178 gene encoding RNA-binding protein 33-like: protein MSFLISCTEMRSTDSSWEHSQAQGDEEEDEGTMDSEPGPSMGPMSPPAPPPTPTFVSPMQTGQAVPEATRQPRHKRRRTERQEDRLIGCLDALAHPVPKLSSDAYFLLSLEEKMLHVPRHMITKVREEVTKTIDKYCLPYELATSSTAPQHPPQHPPQHPPQQPPQQPPQHPPQQPPQYGHQYGAQYCPQYAPQYGPLHPQQHPHTYPAHTYTQSNIQHPLETWQTQHTSYPYPSSSTGPSTSTITTTEMPPANQSRGARETRRDPEAEFSGPQYETL, encoded by the exons ATGTCGTTTTTGATATCGTGCACCGAAATGCGGAG caccgatagtagctgggaaCACAGCCAGGCGCAaggtgatgaggaagaggacgagggcacAATGGACAGTGAGCCGGGcccatctatggggccaatgagtcctccagcccccccccccactccgacTTTCGTCAGCCCCATGCAGACTGGCCAAGCCGTACCAGAGGCAACTCGGCAGCCCcgacataaaaggaggagaacGGAGAGACAGGAGGACCGCCTAATCGGCTGCCTGGAtgccctggcacatcctgtgccaaAACTAAGCAGCGACGCAtattttctcctcagtctagaggagaaaatgctGCATGTGCCGAGACATATGATCACCAAAGTAAGGGAGGAGGTGACTAAAACCATAGACAAGTATTGCCTCCCTTACGAGCTAGCAACGTCTAGCACTgccccacagcatcccccacagcatcccccacagcatccaccacagcagccaccacagcagccaccacagcatccaccacagcagccaccacaatATGGCCACCAATATGGGGCACAATATTGCCCACAATATGCCCCACAATATGGCCCACTACATCCCcaacaacaccctcacacatacccagcacacacatacacacaaagtaacatacaacaccctcttgagacatggcagacacaacacacatcatacccatatccctcttcaagcacgggcccaagcacctccaccatcaccaccactgaaatgccacccGCCAATCAGTCTCGCGGAGCCAGAGAGACACGGCGGGATCCCGAGGCAGAGTTTTCTGGGCCGCAATATGAAACCCTGTGA